A DNA window from Agarivorans sp. TSD2052 contains the following coding sequences:
- a CDS encoding YbaN family protein, which produces MMLKLFFMLVAWISVLLGTLGIFLPLLPTTPFILLAVVLFSKSSPRFELWLLQHKVFGPLINNWQRYGVVSLKAKCSATLMVVISAGLMMWMNVPLFARIIAGSCLFLVMCFLWSRPSNKENIR; this is translated from the coding sequence AGCTGTTTTTCATGCTGGTGGCTTGGATATCGGTATTGTTAGGTACCTTAGGTATCTTTTTGCCGCTGTTACCTACCACTCCGTTTATATTGCTAGCAGTCGTGCTGTTTTCTAAAAGCTCGCCGCGTTTTGAATTATGGCTGCTGCAACATAAAGTATTTGGCCCCCTAATTAATAATTGGCAACGCTATGGTGTTGTTAGTCTAAAAGCCAAATGCAGTGCCACGCTAATGGTAGTGATTTCGGCTGGGCTTATGATGTGGATGAATGTGCCGTTGTTTGCTCGAATCATCGCGGGTAGCTGTTTATTTTTAGTTATGTGCTTTTTGTGGAGTCGGCCTTCAAACAAAGAAAATATTCGATAA